In one Zobellia galactanivorans genomic region, the following are encoded:
- a CDS encoding DUF5696 domain-containing protein codes for MKNNSTVAKSTLVLLVVTCLTAFKGLAFDSISPDPIVLENGKLNINIDSKTGCFSVTEKTSGHVWKSDPWENAAGLLTLTDSKGKKQTVNISKSKKIEVSKTAKNTVSLKFIDPVFEDGSVAKGVSIATELRLDPNNAQLDVEVTEHRSGNFTLYDLRYPARAFSLKTDEDKGAAVIPQKQGVICPSYIFPMNGGRFCKWDDATYNNKSQGSLELFNNGTGLTMPWWGTYNEKSAVMGIVDVSARPHMQYNINNNGQYLFNAKGVMSPYQRIVFLDPIWKLDQEKGKMRISYHFIPGGDYVDMAKVYQKEAKARGHFVSLQEKLKRNPNVNKLPGAIYFGIYGGYPHYVNMPGMAFTFDELKNIIKTIHDDLRVDKAFVHAWGTFSNFVPHNYPISEALGGPEKLKAAVDLAKSYGYLYSSYHAYSPMLENDPNFTTDLMQRDAEGKLMNTGSRWARVDPKFQKGLAQKNIEKEISYLGLEADITDITFAAYRENGKEGRIELAKYIDSFNLVNGTEHGQEQWIPYFDMFEGMTYLEDRPLSVISHPAPLFNLVYHEAIANFGKIQDPDNEVTANGDFRIKALRSMLFGRGTTIFFAPYEFEGMRPMIEMARDLVSPVHKETFYSELKSHEYLSADYKVQRSRFSSGTEVIANLGPVAQKIEGGISIPGYGYRIQMKDGSLKTGHFQVSLHMD; via the coding sequence ATGAAAAACAATAGCACAGTAGCTAAAAGCACCCTTGTACTCTTGGTTGTCACCTGTTTGACCGCATTCAAAGGCCTTGCCTTTGACTCCATTAGCCCAGACCCTATTGTTTTGGAGAACGGAAAATTGAATATCAACATCGATTCTAAAACAGGATGCTTTTCGGTTACCGAAAAAACTTCGGGCCACGTTTGGAAATCAGACCCATGGGAAAATGCGGCCGGTTTACTGACCCTGACCGATTCCAAAGGAAAAAAGCAGACCGTCAATATTTCAAAGAGCAAAAAAATCGAGGTTTCCAAAACCGCAAAAAATACGGTATCCCTAAAATTTATCGACCCGGTTTTTGAAGACGGCTCCGTTGCAAAAGGCGTCTCTATCGCTACGGAATTGAGGCTAGACCCCAACAACGCCCAATTAGACGTTGAAGTGACGGAACACCGTTCGGGCAATTTTACCCTCTACGACCTGCGTTATCCCGCCAGGGCCTTCAGTTTAAAAACCGATGAGGACAAAGGGGCGGCGGTAATCCCACAAAAGCAGGGCGTTATTTGTCCTTCATACATCTTTCCCATGAACGGGGGACGTTTTTGCAAATGGGACGACGCCACCTACAACAACAAATCGCAAGGTTCTTTAGAACTGTTCAACAACGGTACCGGACTCACCATGCCTTGGTGGGGTACCTATAATGAAAAATCGGCCGTTATGGGCATTGTAGATGTTTCGGCCCGTCCGCACATGCAATACAACATCAACAATAACGGACAATACCTTTTCAATGCCAAGGGAGTAATGTCTCCCTACCAGCGTATTGTATTTCTTGATCCCATTTGGAAATTGGACCAAGAAAAGGGAAAAATGAGAATAAGCTACCATTTTATTCCCGGAGGTGATTACGTTGACATGGCCAAAGTTTACCAAAAAGAGGCCAAGGCACGTGGCCACTTTGTTTCGCTCCAAGAAAAATTAAAGCGAAACCCAAACGTCAACAAACTTCCCGGCGCTATCTATTTCGGCATTTACGGAGGGTATCCGCATTACGTGAACATGCCCGGCATGGCCTTTACTTTCGACGAATTAAAAAACATCATAAAAACCATTCACGATGATTTAAGGGTAGACAAGGCCTTTGTTCATGCGTGGGGCACTTTTTCGAATTTCGTTCCTCACAACTACCCTATTAGCGAAGCCTTGGGAGGTCCTGAAAAATTGAAAGCTGCGGTAGATTTGGCTAAATCTTACGGGTATTTGTATTCGTCTTACCACGCCTATTCGCCCATGCTGGAGAACGACCCGAATTTCACAACGGACCTCATGCAACGCGATGCCGAAGGAAAACTGATGAATACCGGTAGCCGTTGGGCACGTGTTGACCCTAAATTCCAAAAAGGATTGGCCCAGAAAAATATTGAAAAGGAAATTTCATACTTGGGCCTAGAGGCAGATATAACCGATATTACCTTTGCCGCGTATCGTGAGAACGGAAAAGAAGGTCGTATTGAACTGGCCAAATACATCGATAGTTTCAACCTTGTCAACGGAACCGAGCACGGCCAAGAGCAATGGATCCCCTACTTTGATATGTTCGAAGGAATGACCTATTTGGAAGACCGCCCACTTTCGGTCATCTCACACCCTGCCCCGCTTTTCAATTTAGTGTACCATGAAGCGATTGCCAATTTCGGTAAGATCCAAGACCCCGATAATGAGGTTACCGCTAACGGTGATTTTAGAATCAAAGCCTTGAGAAGCATGTTATTTGGCAGGGGCACAACAATCTTCTTTGCTCCCTATGAATTTGAAGGCATGCGCCCCATGATAGAAATGGCAAGGGACTTAGTAAGTCCGGTTCACAAAGAAACCTTTTATTCAGAGTTAAAAAGCCATGAATACCTCAGCGCCGATTACAAGGTACAACGAAGCCGTTTTTCCAGCGGAACCGAAGTCATTGCAAATTTAGGTCCCGTAGCCCAAAAAATCGAAGGAGGCATTAGCATTCCTGGCTACGGCTATCGAATACAAATGAAGGATGGCAGTCTTAAAACCGGTCATTTCCAAGTGAGTTTACATATGGATTAA
- a CDS encoding bifunctional 4-hydroxy-2-oxoglutarate aldolase/2-dehydro-3-deoxy-phosphogluconate aldolase, protein MQNNSFSWKKYNQNPIVGILRGLTTEEVLKIIPPYVSSGYYTIEITMNSPEVSQTIATLAKQYPELNVGAGTVCNMKDLTVALEAGAQFIVTPIIDEEVIKHCVAHDIPIFPGAYTPTEIYRAWSLGASAVKVFPATQLGTQYIKDVLAPLNEIKLLPTGGVSVENIKSFFEAGAVGAGLASSLFDKKMIREGNYADLEKHFLKMKNEIRDFIKE, encoded by the coding sequence ATGCAGAATAATTCATTTTCTTGGAAAAAATACAATCAAAACCCCATCGTCGGCATTTTACGGGGCCTAACTACCGAAGAGGTTCTTAAGATCATCCCCCCATATGTAAGCAGCGGTTACTACACCATTGAAATAACCATGAACTCGCCCGAGGTCTCACAGACCATAGCTACTTTGGCCAAACAATACCCCGAGCTCAATGTAGGTGCCGGTACGGTTTGCAACATGAAAGATTTGACCGTAGCCTTGGAGGCGGGAGCTCAGTTTATCGTAACCCCTATTATCGACGAAGAGGTCATCAAACATTGTGTAGCCCATGATATCCCCATTTTTCCAGGGGCATATACACCCACCGAAATTTATAGGGCGTGGTCTTTGGGGGCTTCGGCGGTCAAAGTATTTCCGGCCACCCAATTGGGCACTCAATACATCAAAGACGTATTGGCCCCACTGAACGAAATAAAACTATTGCCTACGGGAGGCGTGTCAGTAGAAAACATAAAATCCTTCTTTGAAGCCGGAGCCGTTGGCGCCGGTTTGGCCAGTTCCCTTTTTGACAAAAAAATGATCCGTGAGGGTAATTACGCCGACCTTGAAAAGCACTTTTTAAAAATGAAAAATGAAATACGTGATTTTATAAAAGAATAA
- a CDS encoding 2-dehydro-3-deoxygalactonokinase has translation MKIPNTFISCDWGTSNFRLRLINTETLDVLSEHTTDMGIKKCFLQFKSQSELGQDQFFAAYLKEQLKILNIPEDDDSLIVASGMLSSSIGMKELNYAPIPFSFDGMDLRSELIAFDSMPDVLLVSGVCSEADVMRGEEIQAVGLAEELTVHKSGTLLLPGTHSKHIRFEKGNFKGFTTFMTGELFEIISKHSILSASLEPAQWSPAYQNSFLSGVEKGLANQCMPSLFSIRANTLLNDSPGHDNYFYLSGLLIGAEITNLQRRDETVFLAASGIYNTLYKLALASFLPTEKIICFEERILEKALLKGQKKILETYAE, from the coding sequence ATGAAAATACCGAATACTTTTATTAGTTGTGATTGGGGTACCTCTAATTTCAGATTGCGCTTGATAAATACAGAAACCCTGGATGTCCTTTCCGAACATACTACAGATATGGGCATAAAGAAGTGTTTTCTACAATTCAAGTCTCAATCGGAACTCGGGCAAGACCAGTTTTTCGCGGCATACCTTAAAGAACAACTTAAAATATTGAACATACCCGAAGACGACGATTCACTGATCGTGGCTTCGGGTATGCTTTCATCCTCCATAGGCATGAAAGAGTTAAATTATGCGCCCATACCCTTTTCCTTTGATGGAATGGATTTGCGAAGTGAACTCATCGCTTTTGATTCCATGCCCGATGTGCTGCTCGTGTCCGGTGTTTGCTCCGAAGCCGATGTTATGCGGGGGGAAGAAATCCAAGCCGTTGGTCTAGCTGAAGAACTCACCGTTCACAAATCGGGAACCCTATTGTTACCGGGTACCCACAGCAAGCATATCCGTTTTGAAAAGGGAAACTTTAAAGGTTTTACCACTTTTATGACCGGTGAACTATTTGAAATCATAAGCAAACATAGCATTTTATCGGCCTCGCTTGAACCGGCCCAGTGGAGCCCCGCTTACCAAAACAGTTTTTTGAGCGGTGTTGAAAAAGGCCTTGCCAACCAATGCATGCCATCGTTATTCTCCATCAGGGCCAACACCTTGCTTAACGATAGCCCGGGCCATGATAATTACTTTTACCTATCGGGCCTTTTGATCGGTGCCGAGATAACAAATTTGCAACGCAGGGACGAAACCGTTTTTCTCGCTGCAAGCGGAATATACAATACCCTATACAAACTAGCCCTAGCCTCGTTCTTACCAACGGAAAAAATTATTTGTTTTGAAGAGCGGATACTAGAAAAAGCACTACTTAAAGGACAAAAAAAAATACTGGAGACCTATGCAGAATAA
- a CDS encoding aldehyde dehydrogenase family protein, translated as MEQLKFGHKKLYIDGKLVEASNNKTFEVICPADERPTATIAWASREDTERALESAQRGFKTWSALPLNERLDWIDKLRNKILDNKDRLRESIMYEMGKTWEGTEEDLTSITDSLKYYSEEIKKRSDIPLEDKEGTHEHHFISQPLGVAVAFLAYNFPLLNLGFKLGPALAAGSSIILKPSEFSPLSAYIIGELCAEINFPAGVITVLCGDVKEVGIPLCESTIPKLITMIGSTETAQKLIAQSAKTSIKRYSMECGGNAPFIVCEDADLELAINIGAALKTGNSGQICVAPNRFFVHESLVEDFTAGMVEKFSGTKVGFGRENQPDMGPLANKASVKKVQHIVNKAIEQGGNLRYGGKALDGTGYYFEPTVITFDSNEVEVLQHEIFGPVALIVPFKTKEEVIVLANNTDAGLASYVFSKNNETLDFFAKRLEFGEVQLNGVKYDIYLPHGGVKNSGIGVDCSTYALDDYLAKKRVTKALLRQ; from the coding sequence ATGGAGCAACTAAAATTCGGTCATAAAAAACTTTACATCGATGGAAAGCTTGTAGAAGCCTCTAACAATAAAACGTTTGAAGTCATCTGCCCTGCAGATGAGAGACCTACCGCTACAATTGCCTGGGCCAGTCGCGAAGACACCGAAAGGGCCCTTGAAAGTGCGCAAAGAGGATTCAAAACTTGGTCGGCCCTTCCCCTGAATGAACGTTTGGATTGGATCGACAAGCTCAGAAACAAAATTCTCGACAATAAAGACCGCCTCCGCGAAAGTATCATGTATGAAATGGGCAAGACCTGGGAAGGTACAGAAGAAGACCTCACCAGCATTACCGATTCACTGAAGTACTATTCGGAAGAAATCAAGAAACGTTCCGACATTCCCCTTGAGGACAAAGAGGGTACGCACGAACACCATTTTATATCACAGCCCCTAGGGGTCGCGGTCGCTTTTTTGGCATATAACTTTCCGCTACTAAATCTTGGATTCAAACTAGGCCCCGCCTTGGCCGCCGGTTCCAGCATCATTTTAAAACCCTCTGAATTCTCCCCCTTGTCCGCTTATATTATAGGTGAATTATGTGCTGAAATCAATTTCCCCGCAGGGGTAATAACCGTGCTTTGTGGCGATGTCAAGGAGGTTGGCATCCCCTTATGCGAGAGCACGATACCTAAACTCATCACGATGATAGGCTCTACCGAGACGGCACAGAAATTGATTGCACAAAGCGCCAAGACCTCGATCAAAAGATACAGTATGGAATGTGGCGGAAACGCCCCCTTCATCGTCTGTGAAGATGCCGACCTAGAACTGGCCATAAACATCGGGGCAGCCCTAAAAACCGGAAATAGCGGTCAAATATGCGTGGCACCTAACCGCTTTTTTGTTCACGAATCGCTTGTAGAGGACTTTACCGCGGGCATGGTAGAAAAATTTAGTGGCACCAAAGTAGGTTTTGGCCGGGAAAACCAGCCCGACATGGGCCCCTTGGCCAACAAGGCTTCGGTGAAAAAAGTACAGCATATCGTAAACAAAGCCATTGAACAAGGAGGCAATTTACGATATGGAGGAAAGGCTTTAGACGGCACGGGTTATTATTTTGAACCTACGGTAATTACTTTCGATAGCAACGAAGTCGAAGTGCTTCAGCATGAAATTTTTGGCCCTGTAGCACTAATTGTTCCATTTAAAACAAAAGAAGAAGTTATTGTTTTGGCCAATAATACCGATGCGGGACTAGCTTCTTATGTCTTTTCAAAAAATAACGAAACCCTTGATTTCTTCGCGAAGCGCCTAGAATTCGGGGAAGTACAACTGAACGGCGTAAAATACGACATATACCTACCCCATGGTGGGGTAAAGAATAGCGGTATAGGGGTTGACTGCTCTACTTACGCGCTAGATGACTATCTTGCGAAAAAAAGAGTAACCAAAGCCTTATTGCGCCAATGA
- a CDS encoding mandelate racemase/muconate lactonizing enzyme family protein, which yields MKIKKIEPYVISHKLDTPFYFSQWQYDTRKICIVKITLDDGTYGWGEGYGPAAVIKSGIDFFTPFLLGKEAIGHEVLWQEMYRRSMDYARSGVLQAAISAIDVALWDIKGKLLNLPVSVLLGGVKNPIIEPYATGLYFTRTENLEELLVEEALLYKSQGFKATKMKVGLGIEQDLKYIAAIRKAIGPDMRLMIDSNHAYCYKEAIELARKAEKFDISWFEEPVSPEDYDGYKRLRQNTTIPISGGECEYLKYGFKRLFDKDCVDIAQPDICAAGGLTEVKKIATLAQTYNVDLVPHTWGTWIAISAAVHLVANLDKNPGRMYNDLPTMELDRTENALRDEVTLHKIKLENGHLEVPCTPGLGVDVDMDKLEHYLDKEIHKDGATKIRS from the coding sequence ATGAAAATTAAAAAGATAGAACCCTATGTCATCAGCCATAAACTAGACACGCCTTTCTATTTTTCGCAATGGCAGTACGACACTCGAAAAATATGTATCGTGAAGATTACCTTGGATGATGGCACCTATGGATGGGGAGAAGGCTACGGACCTGCCGCGGTCATTAAATCGGGAATTGATTTCTTTACCCCCTTCCTACTGGGAAAGGAAGCTATAGGACATGAGGTCTTGTGGCAGGAAATGTACAGAAGGTCTATGGATTACGCGAGAAGCGGTGTGCTTCAAGCCGCCATCAGTGCCATTGATGTAGCCTTGTGGGATATCAAGGGTAAATTATTGAATCTACCGGTATCCGTCCTTTTGGGCGGGGTTAAAAATCCGATCATAGAACCCTACGCTACGGGACTCTATTTTACCCGAACCGAAAACCTTGAAGAGCTATTGGTCGAAGAAGCACTATTGTATAAATCCCAAGGGTTCAAGGCCACGAAAATGAAAGTAGGCCTAGGCATAGAGCAAGACCTAAAATATATTGCCGCGATCCGCAAGGCCATTGGTCCCGATATGCGACTAATGATCGATTCCAACCACGCCTATTGCTATAAAGAAGCCATCGAACTGGCCAGAAAAGCCGAGAAATTTGATATTTCGTGGTTTGAAGAACCCGTATCACCCGAAGATTATGACGGCTATAAGCGATTAAGGCAAAATACGACCATACCCATATCGGGCGGCGAATGTGAGTATTTAAAATATGGCTTTAAACGCCTTTTCGATAAAGATTGCGTAGACATTGCCCAACCCGACATCTGTGCCGCTGGCGGACTTACGGAAGTCAAGAAAATAGCAACCTTGGCCCAGACCTATAACGTTGACCTGGTACCACATACTTGGGGCACTTGGATCGCCATTAGTGCCGCCGTACACTTGGTCGCCAACCTAGATAAAAATCCAGGCCGAATGTACAACGATTTGCCCACCATGGAACTTGACAGAACCGAAAACGCCCTGCGCGACGAGGTCACGCTTCATAAGATCAAATTAGAAAACGGCCATTTGGAAGTACCATGCACTCCCGGTCTAGGCGTTGATGTCGATATGGATAAACTAGAACATTATTTAGATAAAGAAATACACAAAGATGGAGCAACTAAAATTCGGTCATAA
- a CDS encoding L-rhamnose/proton symporter RhaT, whose product MDTYILAIVLIVFASFFQGTFGLGMKHIAPLKWEAWWLVHAFTAMILFPILWALIVIPNLFEIISQTEGNTLFLAAFYGFLWGIGGILFGVSVEKTGISITYGIVMGLAASVGSIIPLFQIEGAFEQPSFPIIMLGVALLLVGVAITAVAGVQRDKLHSNSSTTSKSIKLGVLIAVASGVLSAFLNIGFSNAAPVASVAVTQYGVDAQNASLASWVVVLLGAFAMNGGYALYLFIKNKSWNAYRVPNKRKALGWAILAGIFWFAALGVYGQGAALMGNLGPVVGWPILLGLALIISNIWGYREGEWKNADRPFKVLLGGLTVLIVAICILGYANY is encoded by the coding sequence ATGGACACCTATATTTTGGCTATCGTTTTAATCGTATTCGCGAGTTTTTTTCAAGGAACCTTCGGATTGGGCATGAAGCATATAGCCCCCCTTAAATGGGAAGCATGGTGGTTGGTTCACGCCTTTACGGCTATGATATTATTTCCAATACTTTGGGCTCTTATAGTCATACCTAACCTTTTTGAGATCATTTCGCAAACCGAGGGCAACACTTTGTTCTTGGCCGCATTTTATGGTTTTCTTTGGGGTATCGGCGGCATTCTCTTTGGCGTAAGTGTGGAAAAAACCGGTATATCCATAACATACGGTATTGTAATGGGCCTTGCCGCATCGGTGGGTTCGATCATTCCGCTTTTTCAGATTGAAGGCGCATTTGAACAGCCTTCCTTTCCCATAATCATGTTGGGCGTAGCCCTTCTTCTTGTGGGAGTGGCCATTACGGCAGTGGCCGGGGTACAACGGGACAAGCTCCACAGCAATTCCTCCACTACAAGTAAATCTATAAAACTGGGAGTACTGATCGCCGTTGCATCAGGGGTGCTTTCCGCATTTTTGAATATTGGTTTTTCCAATGCCGCACCGGTAGCCAGTGTTGCCGTAACCCAATATGGGGTAGATGCCCAAAATGCGAGCTTGGCCTCATGGGTCGTCGTGCTCTTAGGGGCCTTTGCGATGAACGGCGGGTATGCACTCTATCTATTTATCAAGAATAAATCGTGGAATGCCTATCGCGTGCCCAACAAGCGTAAAGCCCTTGGCTGGGCAATTTTAGCGGGCATTTTCTGGTTCGCCGCCCTAGGTGTATACGGACAAGGTGCCGCCCTAATGGGAAACCTGGGTCCCGTGGTAGGATGGCCGATTCTTTTGGGACTGGCCTTGATCATCAGCAATATTTGGGGCTATAGGGAAGGTGAATGGAAAAACGCGGACAGGCCCTTCAAAGTTTTATTGGGCGGTCTTACCGTTCTCATCGTTGCCATATGTATCTTAGGTTATGCCAACTATTAA
- a CDS encoding GntP family permease codes for MTSLLFLLFCIILLIVAVTVFKVHPIPALLVCGLILGLATGSSVEVVTESLLSGFGNTLKWIGLIILFGTLLGEILARTGGADVIANSIIGLFGTKYLPLSMAVIGFLIGIPVFMDVAYLTLLPTIFVLSKKSGHSVLTLGLSLAISLTVAHALIPPTPGPLAVAAILEINIGEMIPINIAVAIAAIIGGLVFIRFNKKNLSLDTLSQTEGEAAPIAILKGPKRILPFAALLVPLFLMSIGTIYPFENEIISFIKNPVWALLIGVLFALPLLPRKNFSTLLNTYFQSSGEKSAIVILITGTGGAFGQVIKDTEIVGSMFSDMGDIAAMGIVIPFLLSLLFTTVTGSITVSLITTASIVAPLVSNGTLHPTFTAAAIGAGSLGVIHVNSSFFWLFKEVHDVSVSRLLKSFSLLSGVVALSGGLLVLALYYLSEL; via the coding sequence GTGACCAGTTTATTGTTCTTACTTTTTTGCATCATCTTACTGATTGTTGCCGTTACCGTGTTTAAGGTGCACCCTATACCGGCCCTCTTGGTTTGCGGCCTTATTTTAGGATTGGCGACGGGGAGTTCGGTAGAAGTCGTTACCGAAAGTCTGCTCAGCGGTTTCGGAAATACCCTCAAGTGGATCGGACTGATCATTTTGTTCGGCACGCTATTAGGAGAAATTCTCGCACGTACAGGCGGGGCCGATGTAATCGCCAATAGTATCATTGGCCTTTTTGGCACCAAATACCTCCCCTTAAGTATGGCGGTTATTGGTTTTTTGATAGGTATCCCCGTTTTTATGGATGTCGCTTACCTGACCTTGCTGCCCACCATATTCGTTCTGTCGAAAAAATCGGGCCATTCGGTGCTTACACTGGGCCTATCATTGGCCATAAGCCTAACCGTTGCCCATGCTTTAATCCCCCCTACCCCAGGTCCGCTTGCCGTGGCCGCCATTCTTGAAATCAACATCGGTGAAATGATACCGATAAACATTGCCGTGGCCATAGCCGCCATTATCGGGGGCTTGGTATTTATACGGTTCAACAAGAAAAACCTTAGTCTTGATACCCTTTCACAAACCGAAGGGGAAGCCGCTCCGATTGCTATACTAAAAGGCCCTAAGCGGATCCTTCCGTTTGCAGCCTTATTGGTTCCCTTGTTCTTAATGTCCATAGGCACTATTTACCCCTTTGAAAACGAAATCATATCTTTCATTAAAAACCCTGTATGGGCCCTTCTTATAGGCGTTCTGTTTGCCCTTCCCTTATTACCAAGGAAAAACTTTTCTACCCTATTGAACACATATTTTCAATCATCGGGAGAGAAATCGGCCATTGTCATTCTTATTACCGGAACGGGAGGTGCCTTTGGCCAGGTCATAAAAGACACCGAAATTGTGGGCTCCATGTTTTCCGACATGGGGGATATTGCCGCCATGGGCATTGTCATCCCCTTTTTATTGAGCCTATTGTTCACCACGGTTACGGGTTCCATTACCGTTTCCCTTATAACCACGGCCTCCATTGTAGCACCCTTGGTTTCCAACGGAACATTGCACCCCACCTTTACCGCAGCCGCTATCGGCGCAGGTTCCCTAGGCGTCATCCATGTAAACAGCAGTTTTTTCTGGCTGTTCAAGGAAGTCCACGACGTTTCCGTTTCCCGATTGCTAAAATCGTTCAGCCTGTTATCGGGCGTAGTAGCCCTAAGTGGCGGATTATTGGTTCTGGCATTATATTATTTGAGTGAGTTATAA
- a CDS encoding AraC family transcriptional regulator gives MKLTYKQTEKRPENSFLARQDRLPCIEQNWHFHKELELIYFIKSSGTRYVGNSIGSFGPGELYLIGSNVPHLFKNHKEYYQDQQEAEAVNLIVIKFESNFLGREFLELTESQKLKSLFQLADRGIKFSKATTYMVHNLITGLVGDQGLSSVVGLLKVLDTLSISENYKTLCSEVIANTYNNNEKDRMGKVITFLTENFEKKIELEKVASIAHMTPNAFCRYFKKRTRKSFTQYLNEIRLRNACKLLIEGEMQISTICYQSGFNTLTNFNRQFKALMNITPTEYMHRYNQKKEAV, from the coding sequence ATGAAGTTGACGTACAAACAGACTGAAAAACGACCTGAAAACTCTTTTTTAGCGAGGCAAGACCGACTGCCCTGTATAGAACAAAACTGGCATTTCCATAAAGAACTTGAGCTGATTTACTTTATAAAGAGCAGTGGCACCAGATATGTAGGCAATTCTATAGGAAGTTTTGGCCCCGGGGAACTCTATCTCATTGGAAGCAATGTCCCGCATTTGTTCAAAAACCATAAGGAATACTACCAAGACCAACAGGAAGCGGAAGCCGTCAACCTCATCGTAATCAAGTTTGAATCGAATTTTCTAGGCAGGGAGTTTTTAGAACTCACCGAATCACAAAAACTAAAAAGCCTATTCCAACTTGCCGACCGGGGCATAAAATTCTCAAAGGCAACGACCTACATGGTTCACAATCTGATTACGGGCCTCGTTGGTGACCAAGGCCTATCTAGTGTTGTAGGGCTTCTTAAGGTCCTCGACACCCTATCCATAAGTGAAAATTACAAAACGCTATGCTCAGAAGTCATAGCCAACACCTATAACAATAACGAAAAAGACCGCATGGGCAAGGTCATTACCTTTCTTACCGAAAACTTCGAAAAGAAAATAGAGCTCGAAAAAGTAGCTTCAATAGCACATATGACCCCCAATGCCTTTTGCCGTTACTTCAAAAAGCGCACCCGAAAATCGTTTACCCAGTACTTGAACGAAATACGATTAAGAAACGCCTGTAAACTTTTGATTGAGGGAGAAATGCAAATTTCTACCATTTGCTACCAATCGGGCTTCAATACCCTTACCAACTTCAACCGACAGTTCAAAGCCTTGATGAATATTACCCCAACAGAGTACATGCATAGGTACAACCAGAAAAAAGAAGCGGTATAA
- a CDS encoding alpha-hydroxy acid oxidase, translating into MAAKINSAYPSVDDLRTKAKKRVPKFAFEYLDGGCNEDVSISRNTSDIRKVQLQPRYLRNYGTSSTKTKVLGMEFDAPFGIAPVGLQGLMWPNSPEILAKAAYAHNIPFILSTVTTMSIERASEITEGKAWFQLYNPVEDTLRDDIIKRAEAAQCPVLVLLCDVPTFGYRPRDIRNGLALPPKMSLTNILQILGKPTWAMNTLKYGQPTFETLKPYTPEGLNLRQLGQFMDKTFSGRLNEEKIKPIRDKWKGKLVLKGVASEQDTQDAIRMGFDGIILSNHGGRQLDAAESTIHSLHDIAPKYGDQIEIMMDSGMRSGPDIARTMASGAKFTFMGRSFMYGVGALGNAGGDHTITMLKTQFKQVMDQLCCERVEDLPQHIIKKL; encoded by the coding sequence ATGGCCGCCAAAATCAATTCCGCCTATCCGTCCGTAGATGACCTAAGGACCAAGGCAAAAAAAAGGGTTCCCAAATTCGCTTTTGAATATTTGGATGGAGGTTGTAACGAAGACGTAAGTATTTCACGAAATACCTCCGACATTCGCAAAGTACAACTACAGCCCCGCTACCTCAGAAATTACGGCACAAGTTCAACCAAGACCAAGGTACTGGGCATGGAATTCGATGCGCCTTTTGGTATCGCCCCTGTGGGACTTCAAGGGCTTATGTGGCCCAATTCACCAGAAATCTTGGCCAAAGCGGCATACGCACATAATATTCCCTTCATACTGAGTACCGTCACGACCATGAGTATTGAACGCGCCAGTGAAATAACCGAGGGAAAGGCCTGGTTTCAACTGTATAATCCGGTAGAAGACACACTACGTGACGACATCATCAAAAGGGCCGAAGCCGCGCAGTGCCCCGTTCTTGTATTGTTGTGCGATGTACCTACTTTTGGTTACCGTCCCCGCGACATTCGTAACGGATTGGCCCTCCCTCCCAAGATGTCGTTGACCAACATACTTCAAATTCTAGGCAAACCTACATGGGCCATGAACACCCTCAAGTACGGCCAACCTACATTTGAAACCTTAAAACCATATACTCCGGAAGGCTTAAACCTAAGACAGTTAGGACAGTTCATGGACAAGACCTTTTCCGGTCGGCTCAATGAAGAAAAAATTAAACCGATCCGCGATAAATGGAAGGGAAAACTGGTCTTAAAAGGGGTGGCTTCGGAACAAGACACCCAAGATGCCATACGCATGGGCTTTGATGGCATTATTTTATCCAATCATGGAGGCCGCCAACTCGATGCGGCCGAATCTACGATACACAGTCTTCACGATATCGCACCAAAATACGGTGATCAAATTGAGATCATGATGGACAGCGGTATGCGTTCAGGGCCAGATATTGCCCGCACCATGGCTTCCGGAGCCAAATTTACCTTTATGGGCCGATCCTTCATGTACGGTGTCGGTGCTTTAGGAAACGCTGGTGGCGACCATACCATCACCATGCTCAAAACCCAATTCAAACAAGTCATGGACCAATTGTGCTGTGAACGTGTCGAAGATCTGCCACAACATATTATAAAAAAGCTATAA